A single Klebsiella variicola DNA region contains:
- a CDS encoding DUF2756 family protein — protein sequence MKAILFLAALMPLGVLAQPININNNPNQPGYVVPSQQRMQNEMKVQQQQQQSMLKQDLNNQTRSQQQHLQNQLQTNQQRAAQGGNLNPPQQVLPNNNGGMLRQTNP from the coding sequence ATGAAAGCGATTCTGTTTCTGGCGGCGCTGATGCCGCTTGGCGTATTAGCCCAGCCGATCAATATTAATAACAACCCTAACCAGCCGGGTTACGTGGTGCCCAGCCAGCAGCGCATGCAAAATGAGATGAAGGTGCAGCAACAGCAGCAGCAGAGCATGCTGAAGCAGGATCTGAACAATCAGACCCGCTCGCAGCAGCAGCATTTGCAAAACCAGTTGCAGACGAATCAGCAGCGCGCGGCCCAGGGCGGTAATCTCAATCCGCCGCAGCAGGTGCTACCGAACAACAACGGTGGAATGCTGCGGCAGACCAACCCGTAA
- a CDS encoding type II toxin-antitoxin system death-on-curing family toxin — MTLQIISAEEIIQFHDRLLRVTPGVAGMPDPGRAEAIMYRVLNKIEYEGVTDVWRLAAMHLLAISRGHIFNDGNKRTALFITLLFLKRNGIILPANPDFVGMTVEAAAGQLTLEQIVARLRG; from the coding sequence ATGACGCTGCAGATTATCTCAGCGGAAGAGATAATACAGTTTCACGACAGGCTGCTCCGCGTCACGCCTGGCGTTGCCGGTATGCCCGACCCGGGGCGTGCCGAAGCGATAATGTATAGGGTGCTAAACAAAATTGAATATGAAGGTGTGACAGACGTGTGGCGACTCGCTGCGATGCACCTGCTGGCGATTTCTCGCGGCCATATTTTCAATGATGGAAATAAGCGTACGGCACTGTTTATTACCCTGCTTTTTTTAAAGCGAAATGGAATTATATTGCCGGCGAACCCGGACTTCGTCGGCATGACCGTCGAGGCGGCAGCGGGGCAACTTACCCTGGAACAGATTGTCGCGCGTTTGCGCGGATGA
- a CDS encoding sn-glycerol-3-phosphate import ATP-binding protein UgpC, whose product MAGLKLQAVSKSWDGKTQVIQPLTLDVADGEFIVMVGPSGCGKSTLLRMVAGLERVTSGDIWIDRKRVTEMEPKDRGIAMVFQNYALYPHMSVEENMAWGLKIRGMGKGLIAERVQEAARILELDGLLKRRPRELSGGQRQRVAMGRAIVRDPAVFLFDEPLSNLDAKLRVQMRLELQQLHRRLKTTSLYVTHDQVEAMTLAQRVMVMNKGVAEQIGTPVEVYEKPASRFVASFIGSPAMNLLEGRVSDDGGRFELASGMALPMNHEHRRYAGRKMTLGIRPEHFILSSQAQGGIPLLMDTLEILGADNLAHGRWGEQKLVVRLPHQQRPAGGSTLWLHLPLEHLHLFDGETGQRA is encoded by the coding sequence ATGGCTGGTTTAAAACTACAGGCAGTAAGCAAAAGCTGGGATGGCAAAACCCAGGTGATTCAACCGCTGACGCTGGACGTGGCGGACGGGGAATTTATCGTCATGGTCGGCCCGTCGGGCTGCGGGAAATCAACGCTGCTGCGGATGGTTGCCGGACTGGAGCGGGTGACCAGCGGCGATATCTGGATCGATCGCAAACGGGTGACTGAGATGGAACCGAAAGATCGCGGCATCGCGATGGTGTTCCAGAACTATGCGCTTTATCCGCATATGAGCGTGGAAGAGAACATGGCGTGGGGGCTGAAGATCCGCGGCATGGGTAAGGGATTGATTGCCGAGCGGGTGCAGGAGGCGGCGCGTATTCTGGAGCTGGATGGTCTGCTCAAGCGTCGCCCGCGGGAGCTCTCCGGCGGTCAGCGCCAGCGCGTGGCGATGGGCCGCGCTATCGTGCGTGACCCGGCGGTATTCCTGTTCGACGAACCGTTGTCAAATCTCGACGCCAAGCTGCGCGTGCAGATGCGTCTGGAACTGCAGCAGCTGCATCGCCGCCTGAAAACGACTTCGCTGTATGTCACCCACGATCAGGTCGAAGCGATGACCCTGGCCCAGCGGGTGATGGTGATGAATAAAGGCGTTGCCGAGCAGATCGGCACGCCGGTGGAAGTGTATGAGAAGCCCGCCAGCCGCTTTGTGGCAAGCTTTATCGGCAGCCCGGCCATGAACCTGCTGGAAGGGCGGGTGAGCGATGACGGCGGCCGCTTCGAGCTGGCCAGTGGCATGGCGTTGCCGATGAATCACGAGCATCGGCGCTACGCCGGGCGTAAAATGACGCTCGGTATCCGCCCGGAGCACTTTATTTTAAGCTCGCAGGCGCAAGGCGGCATCCCGCTGCTGATGGATACCCTGGAAATTTTAGGTGCCGATAACCTCGCCCACGGGCGCTGGGGCGAGCAGAAGCTGGTGGTCAGACTGCCGCATCAGCAGCGCCCGGCGGGCGGCAGTACGCTATGGCTGCATCTGCCCCTGGAACATCTGCATCTCTTTGATGGTGAAACAGGACAACGCGCATGA
- the ugpA gene encoding sn-glycerol-3-phosphate ABC transporter permease UgpA, translating into MSSSRPVFRSRWLPYVLVAPQLIITLIFFIWPAGEALWYSLQSVDPFGLSSQFVGLDNFVALFHDPYYLDSFWTTIKFSTLVTVSGLLVSLFFAALVDYVVRGSRFYQTLMLLPYAVAPAVAAVLWIFLFNPGRGLITHFLGELGYDWNHAQNSGQAMFLVVFASVWKQISYNFLFFFAALQSIPRSLVEAAAIDGAGPIRRFFKLALPLIAPVSFFLLVVNLVYAFFDTFPVIDAATAGGPVQATTTLIYKIYREGFAGLDLSASAAQSVVLMFLVIILTVVQFRYVESKVRYQ; encoded by the coding sequence ATGTCATCATCCCGTCCGGTATTCCGCTCGCGCTGGCTGCCCTATGTGCTGGTCGCGCCGCAGCTGATTATCACGCTGATTTTCTTTATCTGGCCCGCGGGCGAAGCGCTGTGGTACTCGCTGCAGAGCGTCGATCCGTTTGGTCTCTCCAGCCAGTTTGTCGGCCTGGATAACTTCGTTGCGCTGTTCCACGACCCGTACTATCTGGACTCGTTCTGGACCACTATAAAATTCAGCACCCTGGTGACTGTTAGCGGCCTGCTCGTTTCGCTGTTTTTTGCCGCGCTGGTCGACTATGTGGTGCGCGGCAGCCGCTTTTATCAAACGCTGATGCTGCTGCCGTACGCCGTGGCTCCCGCCGTCGCGGCGGTGCTGTGGATCTTCCTTTTTAACCCCGGGCGCGGGCTGATCACCCATTTCCTCGGCGAGCTGGGCTACGACTGGAACCACGCGCAAAACAGCGGCCAGGCGATGTTCCTGGTGGTCTTCGCCTCGGTATGGAAGCAGATAAGCTACAACTTCCTGTTCTTCTTCGCCGCGCTGCAGTCGATCCCGCGTTCGCTGGTTGAGGCCGCCGCCATTGACGGCGCCGGGCCCATTCGTCGCTTCTTTAAGCTGGCGCTGCCATTGATTGCGCCGGTGAGCTTCTTCCTGCTGGTGGTCAACCTGGTTTACGCCTTCTTCGACACCTTCCCGGTGATCGATGCCGCCACCGCCGGCGGCCCGGTGCAGGCCACCACCACCCTAATCTACAAAATATATCGCGAAGGTTTTGCCGGACTCGATCTTTCCGCTTCCGCCGCGCAGTCGGTGGTGCTGATGTTCCTCGTTATTATCCTGACGGTGGTGCAGTTCCGTTACGTTGAAAGTAAGGTGCGTTACCAATGA
- the ugpQ gene encoding glycerophosphodiester phosphodiesterase → MSNWPYPRIVAHRGGGKLAPENTLAAIDVGARYGHTMIEFDVKLSKDGQIFLLHDDNLERTSNGWGVAGELAWDDLLKVDAGSWFSREFKGEPLPLLSQVAERCRRHGMMANIEIKPTTGLGPQTGNVVALAARDLWQGMAAPLLSSFEIDALEAAQEAAPELPRGLLLDEWRDDWRELTTRLGCVSIHLNHKLLDAARVASLKQAGLHILVYTVNKPQRAAELLRWGVDCICTDAIDVIGPNFHP, encoded by the coding sequence ATGAGTAACTGGCCTTATCCCCGCATCGTCGCCCATCGCGGCGGCGGTAAACTGGCGCCGGAGAACACCCTGGCGGCTATCGACGTTGGCGCCCGCTACGGGCACACGATGATTGAATTTGACGTCAAGCTGTCGAAGGACGGGCAGATCTTTCTGCTGCACGACGATAATCTCGAACGCACCAGCAACGGCTGGGGCGTGGCGGGCGAGCTGGCGTGGGACGATCTGCTGAAGGTCGATGCCGGCAGCTGGTTCAGCCGTGAATTTAAGGGCGAGCCGCTGCCGTTGCTCTCTCAGGTGGCGGAGCGCTGCCGCCGTCACGGTATGATGGCGAATATCGAAATTAAGCCGACCACCGGGCTGGGGCCGCAGACCGGCAACGTGGTGGCCCTGGCTGCGCGCGATCTGTGGCAAGGCATGGCCGCGCCGCTGCTCTCCTCTTTTGAAATCGATGCTCTGGAGGCGGCGCAGGAAGCCGCGCCCGAGCTGCCGCGCGGGCTGCTGCTGGATGAGTGGCGCGATGACTGGCGCGAATTGACCACCCGGCTGGGCTGCGTGTCGATTCACCTCAATCACAAGCTGTTGGATGCGGCGCGGGTGGCGAGCCTGAAACAGGCCGGCCTGCATATTCTGGTGTACACGGTCAATAAACCCCAGCGCGCCGCCGAGCTGCTGCGCTGGGGTGTAGATTGCATCTGCACCGATGCCATTGACGTCATCGGGCCGAATTTCCACCCTTAA
- the ugpB gene encoding sn-glycerol-3-phosphate ABC transporter substrate-binding protein UgpB, translating into MISLRHTALGLALSLAFAGQALAVTTIPFWHSMEGELGKEVDSLAQRFNAANPDYKIVPVYKGNYEQSLSAGIAAFRTGNAPAILQVYEVGTATMMASKAIKPVYQVFSEAGIKFDESQFVPTVSGYYTDSKTGHLLSQPFNSSTPVLYYNKDAFKKAGLDPEQPPKTWQDLAAYTAKLKAAGMKCGYASGWQGWIQIENFSAWHGLPVATKNNGFDGTDAVLEFNKPEQVKHIALLEEMNKKGDFSYFGRKDESTEKFYNGDCAITTASSGSLADIRQYAKFNYGVGMMPYDADVKGAPQNAIIGGASLWVMQGKDKETYTGVAKFLDFLTKPEIAAEWHQKTGYLPITTAAYDLTRQQGFYDKNPGADIATRQMLNKPPLPFTKGLRLGNMPQIRTIVDEELESVWTGKKTPQQALDSAVQRGNQLLRRFEQATKS; encoded by the coding sequence ATGATATCGTTACGACATACAGCTTTAGGACTGGCGCTGAGCCTGGCTTTTGCCGGTCAGGCCCTGGCGGTTACCACCATCCCATTCTGGCACTCAATGGAAGGCGAGCTGGGTAAAGAAGTGGATTCTCTGGCGCAACGCTTTAACGCGGCCAATCCTGATTACAAAATCGTTCCGGTATACAAAGGCAACTATGAACAGAGCCTGAGCGCTGGTATCGCCGCTTTCCGTACCGGCAACGCCCCGGCGATCCTGCAGGTGTATGAAGTCGGCACCGCCACCATGATGGCGTCAAAAGCCATTAAGCCGGTGTACCAGGTGTTTAGCGAGGCGGGCATCAAGTTTGATGAATCGCAGTTCGTGCCGACGGTATCCGGGTATTACACCGATTCGAAAACCGGCCATCTGCTCTCCCAGCCATTTAACAGCTCTACGCCGGTGCTGTACTACAACAAAGACGCCTTCAAAAAAGCCGGCTTAGATCCGGAGCAGCCGCCGAAGACCTGGCAGGATCTGGCGGCTTACACCGCCAAACTGAAAGCGGCCGGAATGAAGTGCGGCTACGCCAGCGGTTGGCAGGGCTGGATCCAGATTGAAAACTTCAGCGCCTGGCACGGCCTGCCGGTGGCCACGAAAAATAACGGTTTTGACGGCACCGACGCGGTACTGGAGTTCAACAAGCCGGAGCAGGTGAAGCATATCGCGCTGCTCGAAGAGATGAACAAGAAGGGTGATTTCAGCTATTTCGGGCGCAAAGACGAATCCACCGAGAAGTTCTATAACGGCGACTGCGCGATCACTACCGCGTCATCCGGCTCGCTGGCCGATATTCGTCAGTACGCCAAATTCAACTACGGCGTCGGCATGATGCCATACGATGCCGACGTGAAAGGCGCGCCGCAGAACGCCATCATCGGCGGGGCCAGCCTGTGGGTGATGCAGGGTAAAGACAAAGAGACTTACACCGGCGTGGCGAAGTTCCTCGACTTCCTGACCAAACCGGAAATCGCCGCCGAATGGCACCAGAAAACCGGCTATCTGCCGATCACCACTGCGGCCTACGATCTGACGCGCCAGCAGGGCTTCTATGATAAGAACCCGGGCGCCGATATCGCCACCCGCCAGATGCTGAACAAGCCGCCGTTGCCGTTCACCAAAGGCCTGCGTCTGGGCAACATGCCGCAAATCCGCACCATCGTCGATGAAGAGCTGGAGAGCGTGTGGACCGGCAAGAAAACCCCGCAACAGGCGCTGGATTCCGCTGTTCAGCGTGGGAATCAGCTGCTGCGTCGCTTCGAGCAAGCGACCAAATCGTAA
- the ugpE gene encoding sn-glycerol-3-phosphate ABC transporter permease UgpE, translating to MIENRRGLTIFSHTMLILGIAVILFPLYVAFVAATLDNQSVFETPMTLIPGGHLLENMKTIWVNGVGVNSAPFWLMMLNSFIMAFAITVGKIVVSMLSAFAIVWFRFPLRNLFFWMIFITLMLPVEVRIFPTVEVIANLNMLDSYAGLTLPLMASATATFLFRQFFMTLPDELIEAARIDGASPMRFFRDIVLPLSKTNLAALFVITFIYGWNQYLWPLLIIQDVNLGTAVAGIKGMIATGEGTTQWNQVMAAMLLTLIPPVVIVLAMQRAFVRGLVDSEK from the coding sequence ATGATTGAGAACCGTCGCGGGCTGACGATTTTCAGCCACACCATGCTCATTCTGGGTATTGCCGTCATTTTATTCCCGCTGTACGTCGCCTTCGTGGCGGCGACGCTGGATAACCAATCGGTGTTTGAAACGCCGATGACCCTGATCCCCGGCGGCCATCTGCTGGAGAACATGAAGACCATCTGGGTGAACGGCGTCGGCGTCAACAGCGCGCCGTTCTGGCTGATGATGCTCAACAGTTTCATCATGGCATTCGCCATTACGGTCGGCAAAATCGTGGTGTCGATGCTTTCGGCGTTCGCCATCGTCTGGTTCCGCTTTCCGCTGCGTAACCTGTTCTTCTGGATGATCTTTATCACCCTGATGCTGCCCGTTGAGGTGCGGATTTTCCCGACGGTGGAGGTCATCGCTAACCTCAACATGCTCGACAGCTACGCCGGGTTAACGCTGCCGTTGATGGCTTCGGCCACCGCCACCTTCCTGTTCCGCCAGTTCTTTATGACCCTGCCGGACGAACTGATTGAAGCGGCTCGTATTGATGGCGCTTCGCCGATGCGTTTTTTCCGCGACATCGTGCTGCCGCTGTCGAAAACCAATCTTGCGGCGCTGTTCGTCATCACCTTTATCTACGGCTGGAACCAATATCTGTGGCCGCTGCTGATTATTCAGGATGTGAATCTTGGCACCGCCGTCGCCGGTATCAAAGGCATGATCGCCACCGGCGAAGGTACTACCCAGTGGAATCAGGTGATGGCGGCGATGCTGCTGACCCTGATCCCGCCGGTTGTCATCGTTTTAGCCATGCAGCGCGCCTTTGTGCGTGGCCTGGTCGATAGTGAGAAATAA
- the ggt gene encoding gamma-glutamyltransferase: protein MIKTTIWRQVVIAALLAGGSFTVAANPPPPPPVSYGVEEDVFHPVRARQGMVASVDALATRVGVDILRQGGNAVDAAVAVGYALAVTHPQAGNIGGGGFMMLRTKDGKTTAIDFREMAPEQATRDMFLDDQGNPDSKKSLTSHLASGTPGSVAGFSLALEKYGTMPLNKVIRPAIKLAEEGFIVNDALADDLKTYGSEVIPQHENSKAIFWKNGEPLKKGDRLVQKNLGKSLELIAEHGPEAFYKGAIADQIADEMKKHGGLITKADLASYKAVERTPVSGEYRGYEVYSMPPPSSGGIHIVQILNILENFDMQKYGFGSADAMQVMAEAEKHAYADRSEYLGDPDFVKVPWQALTSKAYAKAIAAEIDVNKAKPSSQIRPGKLAPYESNQTTHFSVVDKEGNAVAVTYTLNTTFGTGIVAGDSGILLNNQMDDFSAKPGVPNVYGLVGGDANAVEPKKRPLSSMSPTIVVKDGKTWLVTGSPGGSRIITTVLQMVVNTIDFGMNVAEATNAPRFHHQWLPDELRVEKGFSPDTLKLLEAKGQKVALKEAMGSTQSIMVGPDGMLYGASDPRSPDDLTAGY from the coding sequence ATGATAAAAACAACAATATGGCGCCAGGTGGTCATCGCTGCGTTGCTGGCGGGCGGTAGTTTCACCGTCGCCGCCAATCCGCCACCGCCGCCGCCGGTCTCTTATGGCGTAGAGGAAGATGTGTTCCACCCGGTACGCGCCCGGCAGGGGATGGTGGCGTCGGTGGACGCGCTGGCGACCCGCGTCGGCGTGGATATTCTGCGCCAGGGCGGCAACGCTGTCGATGCGGCGGTGGCGGTTGGCTACGCGCTGGCGGTCACGCATCCGCAGGCCGGGAATATCGGCGGCGGCGGTTTTATGATGCTGCGGACTAAAGACGGCAAGACCACGGCGATCGATTTCCGCGAAATGGCGCCGGAACAGGCCACCCGCGACATGTTCCTTGACGACCAGGGCAACCCGGACAGTAAAAAATCACTGACTTCGCATCTGGCCTCCGGCACGCCAGGCAGCGTCGCCGGTTTCTCTCTCGCCCTGGAAAAATACGGCACCATGCCGCTGAACAAAGTGATCCGCCCGGCGATTAAGCTGGCAGAAGAGGGCTTTATCGTTAACGATGCGCTGGCGGACGATCTGAAGACCTATGGCAGCGAAGTGATCCCGCAGCATGAAAACAGTAAAGCGATCTTCTGGAAGAACGGCGAGCCGCTGAAAAAGGGCGACCGGCTGGTGCAAAAGAATCTCGGTAAGAGCCTGGAGCTGATTGCCGAGCACGGCCCGGAGGCCTTCTATAAAGGGGCCATCGCCGACCAGATCGCTGACGAGATGAAAAAGCACGGCGGGCTAATCACCAAAGCCGATCTTGCCAGCTATAAGGCCGTGGAGCGTACGCCGGTTAGCGGCGAATATCGCGGGTATGAGGTTTATTCCATGCCGCCGCCGTCTTCCGGCGGGATCCACATCGTGCAGATCCTCAATATCCTCGAAAACTTCGATATGCAGAAATATGGCTTTGGCAGTGCCGATGCTATGCAGGTGATGGCGGAGGCGGAGAAACACGCCTATGCCGACCGTTCTGAATATCTCGGCGACCCTGACTTCGTCAAAGTGCCGTGGCAGGCGCTGACCAGCAAAGCTTACGCCAAAGCAATTGCCGCCGAGATTGATGTCAACAAGGCCAAACCTTCCAGTCAGATCCGCCCGGGCAAGCTGGCGCCGTATGAAAGTAACCAGACCACCCACTTCTCGGTGGTCGATAAAGAGGGTAATGCGGTGGCGGTGACCTATACGCTGAATACCACCTTTGGCACCGGCATCGTGGCGGGGGACTCCGGCATTCTGCTGAATAACCAGATGGATGACTTCTCGGCGAAGCCCGGCGTGCCTAACGTTTATGGTCTGGTGGGCGGCGACGCCAATGCGGTGGAGCCGAAAAAACGCCCGCTGTCGTCGATGTCGCCGACCATTGTGGTGAAAGACGGCAAAACCTGGCTGGTGACCGGCAGCCCGGGCGGCAGTCGGATCATCACCACCGTACTGCAGATGGTGGTCAATACCATCGATTTCGGGATGAACGTCGCGGAAGCCACCAACGCGCCGCGTTTCCACCATCAATGGCTGCCGGATGAGCTGCGGGTGGAGAAAGGCTTTAGCCCGGATACCCTGAAGCTGCTGGAGGCGAAGGGGCAGAAAGTGGCGCTGAAAGAGGCGATGGGCAGTACCCAGAGCATCATGGTAGGGCCGGACGGTATGCTGTATGGCGCCTCCGATCCGCGTTCGCCGGATGATTTAACGGCGGGGTATTGA
- a CDS encoding type II toxin-antitoxin system Phd/YefM family antitoxin, whose product MKTVNYSEARQNLADVLESAVTGVPVTITRRGHKSAVIISAEEFERYQAARMDDEFAAIMAVHGDEIRELADK is encoded by the coding sequence ATGAAAACGGTTAACTATAGCGAAGCCCGGCAAAATCTGGCCGATGTGCTGGAAAGCGCAGTGACAGGTGTACCTGTGACCATTACCCGTCGTGGGCATAAATCTGCAGTCATCATTAGTGCAGAAGAATTTGAACGCTACCAGGCGGCCAGAATGGATGATGAGTTCGCGGCTATTATGGCGGTTCATGGTGATGAGATCAGGGAGCTTGCGGATAAATGA